From the Desulfovibrio sp. Huiquan2017 genome, one window contains:
- a CDS encoding cupin domain-containing protein, with product MKKIELFEIHGFKDLTFSNYLAHESEFMKVINFNFRAGQELPIHSHDLEGELTLTILEGEGEFLGADGATMPARPGDVLVSQIAEPHGVRAVTDMRVLVHIAPPI from the coding sequence ATGAAGAAGATCGAACTGTTTGAGATTCACGGTTTCAAGGATTTGACCTTTTCCAATTATTTGGCCCACGAATCCGAGTTCATGAAGGTCATCAACTTCAACTTCAGGGCCGGGCAGGAACTGCCCATCCACTCCCATGACCTGGAAGGGGAGCTGACCTTGACCATACTGGAGGGCGAGGGGGAGTTTCTGGGCGCGGACGGCGCGACCATGCCGGCCCGTCCCGGCGACGTGCTTGTTTCGCAGATCGCCGAGCCCCACGGAGTGCGGGCCGTCACCGACATGCGCGTGCTGGTGCACATCGCCCCGCCCATCTGA
- the rpsT gene encoding 30S ribosomal protein S20 — protein sequence MANHKSALKRHRQSLKRRARNRVSKTRIKNTVKAVRLALEENDIAKAQEALKEASSVLDRAARKKVIHARQAQRRIARLQAAVNKTA from the coding sequence TTGGCCAATCACAAGTCCGCCTTGAAGAGGCACCGTCAGAGCTTGAAGCGTCGCGCCCGCAACCGTGTTTCCAAGACCCGCATCAAGAACACCGTCAAGGCCGTTCGTCTCGCCCTCGAGGAAAACGACATCGCCAAGGCCCAGGAGGCCCTGAAGGAAGCCAGCTCCGTGCTGGACCGCGCCGCCCGCAAAAAGGTGATCCACGCGCGTCAGGCCCAGCGCCGCATTGCTCGGCTCCAGGCCGCGGTCAACAAGACTGCCTAA
- a CDS encoding 4Fe-4S binding protein yields the protein MIHERKMITIDEDLCNGCGQCVPACAEGALAIVDGKARLVKEIYCDGLGACLGDCPTGALKVEVRKAADFDPEAVVEHLKAQGREVPDHMPEPESLRLGAAGPSSEGPKTGGCPGAALQALTPCGQANVPTAQGVGSALSHWPVQLRLVPPNAPFLKNADLLLTADCVPVAMPAYHGEYVPDRVVLMGCPKFDNQMEYVEKLAAIIAENDLRSITVMEMEVPCCSSMSAILNEAVKRAGVSVPTERVTVSRTGAVLRTTQLHFEI from the coding sequence ATGATACACGAGCGCAAGATGATCACCATCGACGAAGATTTGTGCAACGGCTGCGGCCAGTGCGTGCCTGCCTGCGCCGAAGGGGCGCTGGCCATCGTTGACGGCAAGGCCCGGCTGGTCAAGGAAATCTACTGCGACGGGTTGGGCGCATGCTTGGGCGACTGCCCCACGGGCGCGCTCAAGGTGGAAGTTCGCAAGGCCGCCGACTTCGACCCCGAGGCTGTGGTCGAACACCTCAAGGCCCAGGGCCGCGAGGTCCCGGACCACATGCCCGAGCCGGAATCCCTGCGCTTGGGCGCGGCCGGGCCGTCCTCCGAAGGGCCCAAGACGGGCGGCTGTCCCGGCGCGGCGCTCCAGGCCCTGACACCGTGCGGCCAGGCCAACGTGCCCACGGCCCAAGGTGTGGGCTCGGCACTGTCACACTGGCCCGTGCAACTCCGCCTGGTGCCGCCGAATGCGCCGTTTCTCAAGAATGCCGACTTGCTTTTGACCGCCGACTGCGTGCCCGTGGCCATGCCTGCCTACCATGGCGAATATGTCCCGGACCGGGTGGTCCTTATGGGCTGCCCAAAGTTCGATAATCAGATGGAATACGTGGAGAAGCTGGCTGCGATCATCGCGGAAAACGATCTTCGGTCCATCACGGTCATGGAGATGGAAGTGCCGTGCTGTTCCTCCATGAGCGCCATTCTGAACGAGGCGGTCAAGCGCGCGGGCGTGTCCGTGCCCACCGAGCGGGTAACCGTGAGCCGCACCGGCGCCGTGCTGCGGACCACCCAGCTTCATTTCGAAATATAA
- a CDS encoding substrate-binding domain-containing protein → MKRLFLSVLMVLLILGSAFAGDAPCKQTYGDGGTVYKLATGSPGELGLLKALADTFNAKHGTTMCWVKAGSGKSLSLLKSGDVDACMVHAPAAEKQAVADGWAVDRTLIGSNEFYIVGPASDPAGIFGARDAADAYGRIAKAEALFLSRGDNSGTHKKELAIWKKAGIRPEGKWYVTTKDFMMATLKRANAEGGYFMTDSSTWIMGKKDVPGLKVLFRGDPMLINTYHALASSPGAPNHELAVAFIKFLASPEGQGLIADYGRKIYGEGMYNDAAYARQYDH, encoded by the coding sequence ATGAAGCGATTGTTCCTCTCGGTATTGATGGTCTTGCTGATTCTCGGCAGCGCCTTTGCAGGCGACGCCCCCTGCAAGCAGACCTATGGAGACGGCGGCACGGTCTACAAGCTGGCCACGGGATCGCCGGGTGAGTTGGGATTGCTCAAGGCCTTGGCCGACACTTTCAACGCCAAACACGGCACGACTATGTGCTGGGTCAAGGCGGGATCCGGCAAGTCCCTGAGCCTGCTCAAAAGCGGCGATGTGGATGCCTGCATGGTTCATGCGCCCGCCGCCGAGAAGCAGGCCGTGGCCGATGGATGGGCCGTGGATCGCACCCTGATCGGTTCCAACGAATTCTATATCGTCGGTCCCGCGAGCGACCCGGCGGGTATTTTCGGTGCCAGGGACGCGGCGGACGCCTATGGGCGCATTGCCAAGGCTGAGGCGCTTTTCCTGTCGCGCGGCGACAATTCCGGTACGCACAAGAAGGAACTGGCCATCTGGAAGAAGGCTGGTATCCGGCCCGAAGGCAAGTGGTACGTGACCACCAAGGACTTCATGATGGCCACCCTGAAGCGGGCCAACGCCGAGGGCGGGTACTTCATGACCGACAGCTCCACTTGGATCATGGGCAAAAAGGACGTACCCGGCCTGAAGGTCCTGTTCCGGGGGGACCCCATGCTGATCAACACCTACCACGCTTTGGCTTCGTCCCCCGGCGCGCCCAACCACGAGTTGGCCGTGGCGTTCATCAAGTTCCTGGCCTCGCCCGAAGGACAAGGGCTCATCGCGGACTATGGACGCAAGATCTATGGCGAGGGCATGTACAACGACGCGGCATACGCCCGACAATACGATCACTAG
- the glyS gene encoding glycine--tRNA ligase subunit beta produces the protein MAEFILEIGTEEMPARFVPKLAAELEEAFAKGLTESMVENGGVKCYATPRRITAHVPSLALTQLQEEETVTGPPVRIAYDDAGNLTKAGLGFAKTQGVPESALFKMETGKGEYLAAKKLVGGGKTVDILPAICIKSIESLSFPKKMHWGDYDFTFGRPVRWLLALLDTDVVEFPLENLTSGRETRGHRVMGPGPFSVASTADYFSVVRDQCKVVIDPAERRETIVKEGNRLAEALGGRIVWNDGLLDEVANLVEYPRPLIGDIDPRYLELPREVLLTSMQSHQKSFGVEDADGKLLPHFLTTLNLEPLDVSLVKKGWERVLKARLEDARFFWEADCKVEFDTWLEKLEHVVFLGPLGTVGDKSRRIETLCAKLAETLDASQNILPGEIEKYAQAGRLAKADLVSEMVIEFDSLQGKMGGIYAERAGLGEIVSKGIYEQYLPAGPDTPVPSSLSGALVSMADKADTMAGCFGLGKVPTGANDPYALRRCALGIARIIMEHDLSLDLEAMLRAAQEAYSGVKWKVEQGEALGKLMDFFGQRLRALFTGQGFDTRVVDAALGAGFNDIRTFKARLTALAEFSRGADFERSVLTFKRAANIIRKQGDEAGEPLTGNYDADLFEDEHETAFGNKLGEVAPRFDDLWENGDFKGLFGLLGELRPAVDGFFDNVMVMCDAPDVRLNRLNLLKGLVDRLGRLADFNALQV, from the coding sequence ATGGCCGAATTCATTCTGGAAATCGGAACCGAGGAAATGCCCGCCCGCTTCGTCCCCAAGCTGGCGGCCGAGCTCGAAGAGGCCTTTGCCAAGGGGCTGACCGAGTCCATGGTCGAGAACGGGGGGGTCAAATGCTACGCCACCCCGCGCCGTATCACCGCTCACGTGCCGTCCCTGGCCCTGACCCAATTGCAGGAGGAGGAGACCGTCACCGGGCCTCCGGTGCGCATCGCCTATGACGACGCGGGCAACCTGACCAAGGCGGGGCTGGGCTTCGCCAAGACCCAGGGAGTTCCCGAGAGCGCGTTGTTCAAGATGGAGACCGGCAAGGGCGAATACTTGGCGGCCAAGAAATTGGTCGGCGGCGGTAAAACCGTTGATATCCTGCCCGCCATCTGCATCAAGAGCATCGAGTCCCTGTCCTTCCCCAAGAAGATGCATTGGGGCGATTACGACTTCACCTTCGGCCGCCCCGTGCGTTGGCTCCTGGCCCTGCTCGATACGGACGTCGTCGAATTTCCCCTGGAGAATCTGACGTCGGGCCGCGAGACGCGCGGGCATCGCGTCATGGGTCCCGGACCGTTCAGCGTGGCCTCCACGGCCGACTATTTTTCCGTGGTCCGCGACCAGTGCAAGGTGGTCATTGACCCGGCCGAGCGCCGCGAGACCATTGTGAAAGAGGGCAACAGGCTGGCCGAAGCCCTCGGCGGCCGGATCGTCTGGAACGATGGGCTGCTGGACGAGGTGGCCAACCTGGTGGAATACCCCAGGCCGCTTATTGGCGACATCGACCCGCGCTACCTGGAATTGCCGCGCGAGGTCCTGTTGACCTCCATGCAGTCCCACCAGAAGTCTTTCGGCGTGGAGGATGCGGACGGCAAGCTGCTGCCGCATTTCCTGACCACCCTGAATCTGGAGCCCCTGGACGTGAGCCTGGTCAAGAAGGGGTGGGAGCGGGTGCTTAAGGCCCGCCTTGAGGACGCCCGCTTCTTCTGGGAGGCGGATTGCAAGGTGGAGTTCGACACCTGGCTTGAAAAGCTGGAGCATGTGGTCTTTCTTGGGCCGCTTGGCACCGTTGGCGACAAGTCCCGGCGTATAGAGACCCTGTGCGCCAAGCTGGCCGAGACCCTGGATGCGTCTCAGAACATCCTGCCCGGCGAGATTGAAAAGTACGCCCAGGCCGGTCGCCTGGCCAAGGCGGATCTGGTGTCCGAAATGGTCATCGAGTTCGATTCCCTGCAAGGCAAGATGGGCGGCATTTACGCCGAACGCGCCGGGTTGGGCGAGATCGTTTCCAAGGGCATCTACGAGCAGTATCTGCCCGCCGGGCCCGACACCCCGGTGCCGTCCTCCCTGTCCGGCGCTCTGGTCTCCATGGCCGACAAGGCCGACACCATGGCGGGCTGCTTCGGCCTGGGCAAGGTGCCCACCGGGGCCAACGACCCGTATGCTCTGCGTCGCTGCGCCCTGGGCATTGCCAGGATCATCATGGAGCACGATCTCTCCCTGGATCTGGAAGCTATGCTTCGGGCCGCCCAGGAGGCGTATTCCGGAGTGAAGTGGAAAGTGGAGCAGGGCGAGGCTTTGGGCAAGCTCATGGACTTCTTCGGCCAGCGGCTGCGCGCCCTGTTCACCGGCCAGGGTTTCGACACCCGCGTGGTGGACGCTGCCCTGGGGGCCGGGTTCAACGACATCCGCACGTTCAAGGCGCGGCTCACCGCCCTGGCCGAGTTCAGCCGGGGGGCCGACTTCGAGCGGAGCGTGCTGACCTTCAAGCGGGCCGCCAACATTATCCGCAAGCAGGGAGACGAGGCGGGTGAGCCGTTGACCGGCAACTATGACGCCGATTTGTTCGAGGATGAACATGAGACCGCTTTCGGGAACAAGCTCGGTGAAGTGGCCCCGCGTTTCGACGATCTCTGGGAGAACGGTGACTTCAAGGGCCTGTTTGGTCTACTCGGGGAACTGCGCCCGGCCGTGGACGGCTTTTTCGACAACGTCATGGTCATGTGCGACGCCCCGGACGTCCGGCTGAACCGGCTGAACCTGCTCAAGGGGCTGGTGGACCGGCTGGGTCGGCTGGCCGACTTTAACGCCTTGCAGGTATAG
- a CDS encoding Crp/Fnr family transcriptional regulator, whose protein sequence is MDKSAAVRGVTFFQGLPDDQLAKLADIAVVKRYDKGELLFLADVPADGFYSPVTGRVKVFRTSPAGKEQILHIFGPGEAVGEVPVFEGTTFPAQCEAVEPCEVLFFPRNAFRNILRDDPDLAMRMMAMLSQRLRILVNKIDDLSLKETPARVAAYLLLLRSSTDSDTFRLDLPKGQIALYLGTIQETLSRIFKRFTDDGLIEIRGREITLLAPDRLRELADEGR, encoded by the coding sequence ATGGATAAATCGGCCGCCGTGCGCGGCGTGACCTTTTTCCAGGGGCTGCCCGACGACCAATTGGCCAAACTGGCCGACATCGCCGTGGTCAAGCGATACGACAAAGGCGAGCTCCTGTTCCTGGCCGACGTCCCGGCCGACGGCTTTTATTCGCCGGTCACAGGGCGGGTCAAGGTCTTCCGCACTTCCCCGGCAGGCAAAGAGCAGATCCTGCATATATTCGGTCCGGGCGAAGCCGTGGGCGAGGTGCCGGTCTTCGAAGGCACGACCTTCCCGGCCCAGTGCGAGGCCGTGGAACCCTGCGAAGTCCTGTTCTTCCCGCGCAACGCCTTTCGCAACATCCTGCGCGACGACCCGGACCTGGCCATGCGGATGATGGCCATGCTTTCCCAACGGCTGCGCATTCTGGTCAACAAGATCGACGACCTGAGCCTCAAGGAGACCCCGGCCCGGGTGGCCGCCTATCTCCTGCTCCTGCGCTCGTCCACGGACTCGGACACCTTCCGGCTCGACCTGCCGAAAGGACAGATCGCCCTGTACCTCGGAACCATTCAGGAAACCTTGTCGCGTATATTCAAACGGTTCACCGACGACGGACTAATCGAAATCCGAGGCCGGGAAATCACCCTCCTCGCCCCGGACCGGCTGCGCGAGCTGGCCGACGAGGGCCGCTAG
- a CDS encoding 4Fe-4S dicluster domain-containing protein, with protein sequence MKSYRLIPPVATLFLLGAHGLRQGDFGLLASLAVLAGLLLARRAWARPVAVAAFLWGGIIWTQTAVDLVRFRMALDLPWERLAWIMGGGILLDGLALVLLLGRGLDDWFDRERTWARPRAAMFLLTVIGLAVARSKVDFPILLADRYLPGWGWLEIFLLGCYAQWIGVRMRTPKGHRTVRPRIWALFSAVFFLQLGLGILGMDRMLMTGTLHLPVPALIVAGPVFRGGGYFMLVLFGATLLLVGPAWCSHLCYVGAWDDVLSRSGGRPAPSNTLRALSLWGRGATLLLVVGVAWVLRVAGMPGVSAVFLGAAFGLAGVGVMVFISRRLGKMVHCTAFCPMGLIGNFFGRIAPWRVRIDTDCTRCGACLTVCRYNALDGDSLAQGRPALSCTLCGDCVSACAHGHIGYVFPGLSGEAARTAFIVLAVSLHALFLGVARM encoded by the coding sequence ATGAAATCATACCGCTTGATCCCGCCCGTGGCGACTCTTTTCCTGCTCGGAGCGCACGGCCTGCGTCAGGGCGATTTCGGCCTGCTCGCCTCCCTGGCGGTTCTGGCCGGGTTGCTCCTGGCTCGGCGCGCCTGGGCGCGCCCTGTGGCTGTGGCTGCGTTCCTTTGGGGCGGCATTATCTGGACGCAGACCGCGGTGGATCTCGTTCGTTTTCGCATGGCCTTGGATCTGCCCTGGGAGCGGCTGGCCTGGATCATGGGCGGGGGAATTCTTTTGGACGGTCTGGCCCTGGTGCTTCTGCTCGGCCGGGGGCTCGACGACTGGTTCGACCGCGAACGGACCTGGGCCCGGCCTCGCGCAGCCATGTTCCTGCTTACCGTTATCGGTCTGGCCGTGGCCCGGAGCAAGGTGGATTTCCCCATCTTGCTGGCGGACCGCTACCTGCCGGGCTGGGGCTGGCTCGAAATTTTCCTGCTTGGCTGCTACGCCCAGTGGATCGGCGTGCGCATGCGCACACCCAAGGGACACCGGACAGTTCGGCCGCGCATCTGGGCGCTGTTTTCGGCCGTGTTTTTTCTGCAACTGGGCCTGGGGATTCTGGGCATGGACCGTATGCTCATGACCGGCACCCTGCATCTGCCGGTCCCGGCCCTGATCGTCGCCGGTCCGGTCTTTCGCGGCGGCGGTTACTTCATGTTAGTCCTGTTCGGCGCCACTTTGCTTTTGGTCGGCCCGGCCTGGTGCAGCCATTTGTGCTACGTCGGGGCCTGGGACGATGTCCTGAGCCGGTCGGGCGGCCGTCCGGCACCGTCCAATACCCTGCGCGCCTTGAGCCTGTGGGGGAGGGGCGCGACCCTGCTTTTGGTTGTGGGCGTGGCCTGGGTCTTGCGTGTTGCGGGCATGCCGGGCGTGAGCGCGGTGTTCCTGGGGGCCGCCTTCGGGCTGGCCGGAGTGGGCGTTATGGTTTTTATCTCCCGCAGGCTGGGGAAGATGGTCCATTGCACCGCGTTTTGCCCCATGGGGCTGATCGGCAACTTTTTCGGACGCATCGCTCCCTGGCGCGTACGCATCGATACGGACTGCACCCGCTGCGGGGCATGCCTGACCGTGTGCCGATATAATGCCCTGGACGGGGACAGCCTGGCTCAGGGACGTCCCGCGTTATCCTGCACCTTGTGCGGCGACTGCGTGTCGGCCTGCGCGCACGGTCACATAGGTTATGTTTTTCCCGGCCTTTCCGGTGAGGCCGCCCGGACTGCGTTTATCGTCCTGGCGGTCAGCCTCCACGCCCTGTTTCTCGGTGTGGCCAGAATGTAG